The following proteins are encoded in a genomic region of Pungitius pungitius chromosome 19, fPunPun2.1, whole genome shotgun sequence:
- the LOC119198525 gene encoding tyrosine-protein kinase Yes gives MGCVKSKEDKGPAMKYRPENSAAPGSDAGVGAPHVGHYGPDPTQLQQNAPPPSSSSGSGAPGFNQSITPFGGSSAMTPFGGASSFSGPVSNSFSGAVSSGVTFFVALYDYEARTSDDLSFKKGDRFQIINNTEGDWWEARSINTGRNGYIPSNYVAPADSIQAEEWYFGKMGRKDAERLLLNTGNHRGTFLVRESETTKGAYSLSIRDWDDAKGDNVKHYKIRKLDSGGYYITTRAQFDALQKLVKHYTEHADGLCHRLTSVCPTVKPQTQGLAKDAWEIPRESLRLELKLGQGCFGEVWIGTWNGTTKVAIKTLKPGTMSPEAFLQEAQIMKKLRHDKLVPLYAVVSEEPIYIVTEYMAKGSLLDFLKEGDGKFLKLPLLVDMAAQIADGMAFIERMNYIHRDLRAANILVADNLVCKIADFGLARLIEDNEYTARQGAKFPIKWTAPEAALYGRFTIKSDVWSFGILLTELVTKGRVPYPGMVNREVLEQVERGYRMPCPQGCPESLHEMMKLCWKKDPDERPTFEYLQSFLEDYFTATEPLYQPGENL, from the exons ATGGGCTGCGTCAAGAGCAAAGAGGACAAAGGCCCCGCCATGAAGTATCGGCCGGAGAACTCGGCGGCGCCGGGTTCCGACGCCGGCGTCGGCGCGCCTCACGTGGGTCACTACGGGCCGGACCCCAcccagctgcagcagaacgcgcctcctccctcctcctcctcgggctccggGGCGCCCGGCTTCAACCAAAGCATCACGCCGTTCGGAGGCTCGTCCGCCATGACCCCCTTCGGCGGGGCGTCCTCCTTCTCCGGGCCCGTGTCCAACTCCTTCTCCGGCGCCGTTTCAA GTGGCGTCACCTTCTTTGTGGCCTTGTACGACTACGAAGCGAGGACGTCGGACGATCTTTCTTTTAAGAAAGGAGACCGCTTCCAGATCATCAACAACAc GGAGGGGGACTGGTGGGAGGCTCGCTCCATCAACACGGGTAGGAACGGCTACATCCCGAGCAACTATGTGGCCCCTGCTGACTCCATCCAGGCTGAAGA GTGGTACTTTGGTAAAATGGGGCGCAAAGACGCTGAGAGGTTGCTGCTGAACACAGGAAACCATCGAGGAACTTTCCTGGTGCGAGAAAGTGAAACCACTAAAG gtgcCTACTCTCTGTCCATACGGGACTGGGACGACGCCAAGGGGGACAACGTGAAACACTACAAGATCCGCAAGCTGGACAGCGGGGGCTACTACATCACCACCCGGGCGCAGTTCGACGCGTTGCAGAAGCTCGTCAAACACTACACGG AGCACGCCGACGGGCTCTGCCACAGGCTGACGTCGGTCTGCCCCACGGTCAAGCCGCAGACGCAGGGGCTCGCCAAAGACGCCTGGGAGATCCCGCGGGAGTCGCTGCGCCTGGAGCTCAAACTGGGCCAGGGCTGCTTCGGAGAAGTCTGGATAG GCACGTGGAACGGCACCACCAAGGTGGCCATAAAGACGCTGAAGCCGGGCACCATGTCGCCCGAGGCCTTCCTCCAAGAGGCTCAGATCATGAAGAAGCTCCGGCACGACAAGCTGGTGCCTCTCTACGCCGTGGTGTCCGAGGAGCCCATTTATATCGTCACCGAGTACATGGCCAAAG GAAGCTTGCTCGACTTCCTCAAGGAGGGCGACGGCAAGTTCCTGAAGCTGCCCTTGTTGGTGGACATGGCGGCACAG ATCGCCGACGGCATGGCGTTCATCGAGAGGATGAACTACATCCACAGGGACCTGCGCGCCGCCAACATCCTCGTCGCCGACAACCTGGTGTGCAAGATCGCCGACTTCGGCCTGGCCAGGTTGATAGAGGACAACGAGTACACCGCCAGACAAG GGGCCAAATTCCCAATTAAATGGACGGCCCCGGAGGCCGCCTTGTACGGCCGCTTCACCATCAAATCAGACGTCTGGTCCTTCGGGATCTTACTCACTGAGCTCGTCACCAAAGGCAGAGTGCCCTACCCAG gcatGGTGAACCGGgaggtgctggagcaggtggagcgCGGTTACCGCATGCCGTGCCCTCAGGGCTGCCCCGAGTCTCTGCACGAGATGATGAAGCTCTGCTGGAAGAAGGACCCGGATGAGAGGCCCACTTTCGAGTACCTGCAGTCCTTCCTGGAGGACTATTTCACCGCCACGGAGCCGCTGTACCAGCCAGGAGAGAACCTATAG
- the enosf1 gene encoding mitochondrial enolase superfamily member 1 isoform X2 — translation MLHKITGVTVRDVRFPTSLEQHGSDAMHTDPDYSTAYVVIHTDRGLKGFGFTFTLGKGTQIVVCAVEAVAALVVGKSLQEIVSDFRGFYRLLTSDGQMRWLGPEKGVIQLAVAAVLNAVWDLWARAEGKPLWKLLVDMDPRQLVSCIDFRYITDALTEEEAVDIIAKAQEGKRQREDRMLKEGYPAYTTSCAWLGYPDELLRQLCADALKSGWTRFKVKVGADLEDDVRRCRLIREMIGPENTLMIDANQRWGVAEAISWVSRLAEFKPLWIEEPTSPDDILGHAAISKALAPLGIGVATGEQCHNRVMFKQFLQASALQFVQIDGCRVGSVNENLAVLLMAHKFRVPVCPHAGGIGLCELVQHLILFDYISVSGSLSNRMCEYVDHLHEHFTSPVVIRDAHYMPPKGAFRLVVQDAARPGRTCKRSVPDEPLRLYLA, via the exons ATGCTGCACAAAATCACCGGCGTGACGGTGCGGGATGTGAGATTCCCGACGTCCTTGGAGCAGCACGGCTCCGACGCCATG caCACAGACCCCGACTACTCCACCGCGTACGTGGTGATCCACACGGACCGCGGGCTGAAGGGCTTCGGCTTCACGTTCACTCTGGGAAAAGGCACGCAGATCG TGGTTTGCGCTGTGGAGGCCGTGGCCGCTCTGGTTGTGGGCAAATCCCTGCAGGAGATTGTGAGCGACTTCCGGGGATTCTACCGCCTGCTGACCAGCGACGGCCAGATGAGATGG TTGGGCCCGGAGAAAGGAGTCATCCAGCTGGCCGTGGCTGCAGTCCTGAATGCTGTGTGGGACCTGTGGGCGCGGGCGGAGGGCAAG ccgcTGTGGAAGCTGCTCGTTGACATG GACCCGCGGCAGCTCGTCTCCTGCATCGACTTCAGATACATCACCGACGCGCtcacggaggaggaggccgtGG ACATAATCGCCAAGGCTCAGGAGGGCAAGCGGCAGAGAG AGGACCGCATGCTCAAAGAGGGCTATCCCGCCTACACCACCTCCTGCGCGTGGCTCGGATACCCGGACGAGCTGCTGCGACAG ctcTGCGCGGACGCACTTAAAAGCGGTTGGACCAGATTCAAGGTGAAAGTCGGCGCCGATCTGGAGGACGACGTGCGCAGGTGCCGCCTCATAAGGGAAATGATCGGGCCTGAGAACACTCTG ATGATCGATGCCAACCAGAGGTGGGGCGTGGCCGAGGCCATCAGCTGGGTGTCCCGCCTGGCCGAGTTCAAACCTCTTTGGATCGAGGAGCCGACGTCTCCGGACGACATCCTGGGTCACGCTGCCATCTCCAAG GCTCTGGCTCCGCTCGGCATCGGCGTGGCGACGGGAGAGCAG TGTCACAACAGGGTGATGTTCAAGCAGTTCCTCCAGGCCTCGGCGCTGCAGTTCGTGCAGATCGACGGCTGTCGGGTCGGCAGCGTCAACGAGAACCTGGCTGTGCTGCTGATGGCCCACAAGTTCCGGG TGCCCGTCTGTCCTCATGCCGGAGGAATCGGCCTCTGTGAGCTCGTCCAGCACCTGATTCTGTTCGACTACATCTCCGTGTCCGGGAGTCTCAGCAACCG AATGTGTGAATATGTGGATCACCTGCACGAACACTTCACCAGCCCCGTGGTGATCCGAGACGCCCACTACATGCCTCCCAAG GGTGCTTTTCGACTGGTTGTGCAGGACGCTGCACGTCCAGGGAGGACTTGCAAACGGTCGGTACCGGACGAACCTCTCAGACTGTATCTGGCCTGA
- the enosf1 gene encoding mitochondrial enolase superfamily member 1 isoform X1 — translation MLHKITGVTVRDVRFPTSLEQHGSDAMHTDPDYSTAYVVIHTDRGLKGFGFTFTLGKGTQIVVCAVEAVAALVVGKSLQEIVSDFRGFYRLLTSDGQMRWLGPEKGVIQLAVAAVLNAVWDLWARAEGKPLWKLLVDMDPRQLVSCIDFRYITDALTEEEAVDIIAKAQEGKRQREDRMLKEGYPAYTTSCAWLGYPDELLRQLCADALKSGWTRFKVKVGADLEDDVRRCRLIREMIGPENTLMIDANQRWGVAEAISWVSRLAEFKPLWIEEPTSPDDILGHAAISKALAPLGIGVATGEQCHNRVMFKQFLQASALQFVQIDGCRVGSVNENLAVLLMAHKFRVPVCPHAGGIGLCELVQHLILFDYISVSGSLSNRMCEYVDHLHEHFTSPVVIRDAHYMPPKDPGFSCEMLESSVQRHQYPEGEVWKLNPDLL, via the exons ATGCTGCACAAAATCACCGGCGTGACGGTGCGGGATGTGAGATTCCCGACGTCCTTGGAGCAGCACGGCTCCGACGCCATG caCACAGACCCCGACTACTCCACCGCGTACGTGGTGATCCACACGGACCGCGGGCTGAAGGGCTTCGGCTTCACGTTCACTCTGGGAAAAGGCACGCAGATCG TGGTTTGCGCTGTGGAGGCCGTGGCCGCTCTGGTTGTGGGCAAATCCCTGCAGGAGATTGTGAGCGACTTCCGGGGATTCTACCGCCTGCTGACCAGCGACGGCCAGATGAGATGG TTGGGCCCGGAGAAAGGAGTCATCCAGCTGGCCGTGGCTGCAGTCCTGAATGCTGTGTGGGACCTGTGGGCGCGGGCGGAGGGCAAG ccgcTGTGGAAGCTGCTCGTTGACATG GACCCGCGGCAGCTCGTCTCCTGCATCGACTTCAGATACATCACCGACGCGCtcacggaggaggaggccgtGG ACATAATCGCCAAGGCTCAGGAGGGCAAGCGGCAGAGAG AGGACCGCATGCTCAAAGAGGGCTATCCCGCCTACACCACCTCCTGCGCGTGGCTCGGATACCCGGACGAGCTGCTGCGACAG ctcTGCGCGGACGCACTTAAAAGCGGTTGGACCAGATTCAAGGTGAAAGTCGGCGCCGATCTGGAGGACGACGTGCGCAGGTGCCGCCTCATAAGGGAAATGATCGGGCCTGAGAACACTCTG ATGATCGATGCCAACCAGAGGTGGGGCGTGGCCGAGGCCATCAGCTGGGTGTCCCGCCTGGCCGAGTTCAAACCTCTTTGGATCGAGGAGCCGACGTCTCCGGACGACATCCTGGGTCACGCTGCCATCTCCAAG GCTCTGGCTCCGCTCGGCATCGGCGTGGCGACGGGAGAGCAG TGTCACAACAGGGTGATGTTCAAGCAGTTCCTCCAGGCCTCGGCGCTGCAGTTCGTGCAGATCGACGGCTGTCGGGTCGGCAGCGTCAACGAGAACCTGGCTGTGCTGCTGATGGCCCACAAGTTCCGGG TGCCCGTCTGTCCTCATGCCGGAGGAATCGGCCTCTGTGAGCTCGTCCAGCACCTGATTCTGTTCGACTACATCTCCGTGTCCGGGAGTCTCAGCAACCG AATGTGTGAATATGTGGATCACCTGCACGAACACTTCACCAGCCCCGTGGTGATCCGAGACGCCCACTACATGCCTCCCAAG GATCCGGGCTTCTCCTGCGAGATGCTGGAGTCCTCAGTGCAGAGACACCAGTACCCCGAAGGAGAAGTGTGGAAGCTGAATCCGGACCTTTTGTGA
- the enosf1 gene encoding mitochondrial enolase superfamily member 1 isoform X3 encodes MRWLGPEKGVIQLAVAAVLNAVWDLWARAEGKPLWKLLVDMDPRQLVSCIDFRYITDALTEEEAVDIIAKAQEGKRQREDRMLKEGYPAYTTSCAWLGYPDELLRQLCADALKSGWTRFKVKVGADLEDDVRRCRLIREMIGPENTLMIDANQRWGVAEAISWVSRLAEFKPLWIEEPTSPDDILGHAAISKALAPLGIGVATGEQCHNRVMFKQFLQASALQFVQIDGCRVGSVNENLAVLLMAHKFRVPVCPHAGGIGLCELVQHLILFDYISVSGSLSNRMCEYVDHLHEHFTSPVVIRDAHYMPPKDPGFSCEMLESSVQRHQYPEGEVWKLNPDLL; translated from the exons ATGAGATGG TTGGGCCCGGAGAAAGGAGTCATCCAGCTGGCCGTGGCTGCAGTCCTGAATGCTGTGTGGGACCTGTGGGCGCGGGCGGAGGGCAAG ccgcTGTGGAAGCTGCTCGTTGACATG GACCCGCGGCAGCTCGTCTCCTGCATCGACTTCAGATACATCACCGACGCGCtcacggaggaggaggccgtGG ACATAATCGCCAAGGCTCAGGAGGGCAAGCGGCAGAGAG AGGACCGCATGCTCAAAGAGGGCTATCCCGCCTACACCACCTCCTGCGCGTGGCTCGGATACCCGGACGAGCTGCTGCGACAG ctcTGCGCGGACGCACTTAAAAGCGGTTGGACCAGATTCAAGGTGAAAGTCGGCGCCGATCTGGAGGACGACGTGCGCAGGTGCCGCCTCATAAGGGAAATGATCGGGCCTGAGAACACTCTG ATGATCGATGCCAACCAGAGGTGGGGCGTGGCCGAGGCCATCAGCTGGGTGTCCCGCCTGGCCGAGTTCAAACCTCTTTGGATCGAGGAGCCGACGTCTCCGGACGACATCCTGGGTCACGCTGCCATCTCCAAG GCTCTGGCTCCGCTCGGCATCGGCGTGGCGACGGGAGAGCAG TGTCACAACAGGGTGATGTTCAAGCAGTTCCTCCAGGCCTCGGCGCTGCAGTTCGTGCAGATCGACGGCTGTCGGGTCGGCAGCGTCAACGAGAACCTGGCTGTGCTGCTGATGGCCCACAAGTTCCGGG TGCCCGTCTGTCCTCATGCCGGAGGAATCGGCCTCTGTGAGCTCGTCCAGCACCTGATTCTGTTCGACTACATCTCCGTGTCCGGGAGTCTCAGCAACCG AATGTGTGAATATGTGGATCACCTGCACGAACACTTCACCAGCCCCGTGGTGATCCGAGACGCCCACTACATGCCTCCCAAG GATCCGGGCTTCTCCTGCGAGATGCTGGAGTCCTCAGTGCAGAGACACCAGTACCCCGAAGGAGAAGTGTGGAAGCTGAATCCGGACCTTTTGTGA
- the tyms gene encoding thymidylate synthase: MPATSEIHAAEEEKSAEEVKSAEEEKEKKKNFGVFCDERGYLDQIELIMQQGRRKGDRTGTGVLSVFGAQARYSLRDQFPLLTTKRVFWKGILEELLWFIKGSTNAKELSEKGVKIWEANGSRGFLDNLGFSEREEGDLGPVYGFQWRHFGAQYTDMHADYTGQGVDQLQNVIDTIKKNPEDRRIIMCAWNPKDLPLMALPPCHALCQFYVCDGELSCQLYQRSGDMGLGVPFNVASYALLTYMIAHITGLKPGDFVHTLGDAHIYVNHTEPLKIQLQREIRPFPKLKILRKVESIDDFRAEDFEICDYNPHPAIKMQMAV, from the exons ATGCCCGCCACGTCGGAAATAcacgcagcagaggaggagaagtctGCAGAGGAGGTGAagtctgcagaggaggagaaggagaagaagaagaactttggTGTCTTCTGCGATGAGCGCGGGTACCTGGACCAGATCGAGCTCATCATGCAGCAGGGCCGCAGGAAGGGAGACCGAACCGGCACCGGAGTCCTCTCCGTGTTCGGGGCTCAGGCCAGATACAGTCTGAGAG accAGTTCCCTTTGCTGACGACCAAGCGCGTGTTTTGGAAAGGCATCCTAGAAGAACTGCTGTGGTTTATTAAG GGGTCGACGAACGCCAAGGAGCTCTCTGAGAAGGGGGTGAAGATTTGGGAGGCCAACGGGTCGCGAGGCTTCCTGGACAACCTCGGGTTCTccgagagggaggagggcgaCCTGGGGCCCGTGTATGGCTTCCAGTGGAGGCACTTTGGGGCCCAGTACACAGACATGCACGCAG ATTACACGGGACAAGGCGTTGACCAGCTGCAGAACGTCATCGACACCATCAAAAAGAACCCGGAGGACCGGCGGATCATCATGTGTGCCTGGAACCCCAAAG ACCTGCCCCTCATGGCGCTGCCCCCCTGCCACGCCTTGTGTCAGTTCTACGTGTGCGACGGCGAGCTGTCGTGTCAGCTGTACCAGCGCTCGGGCGACATGGGCCTCGGGGTGCCCTTCAACGTCGCCAGCTACGCGCTCCTCACCTACATGATCGCACACATCACGGGACTCAAG CCGGGCGACTTCGTTCACACGCTGGGAGACGCTCACATCTACGTCAACCACACGGAACCTCTCAAAATACAG CTCCAGAGGGAGATCCGCCCCTTCCCCAAGCTGAAGATCCTGAGGAAAGTGGAGAGCATCGATGATTTCCgggcagaggactttgagaTCTGCGACTACAACCCTCATCCGGCCATTAAGATGCAGATGGCCGTGTAG